TCTCCCAGAGAGAGAAGCGGCCATGAAGCAGTATAGGCACTTCTTGGATGCAAATATGTACCCAATGCTCAGTTACTCTTCCATCATTCTCCTTCTTTCACCAGTTGACGGACAGTAGAGACTGACTTTGCGTGATTTCTCCAAAAAGTTCATTAAAGAAAGGAAACCACAAAATTGGGGAATCTTCTCAAATGTGAATGAGATGCATATACGACAATTATTTCATTAACTATAAAATGTATTATTGTAAAGGTTCTTTTGTGGTTAAGAAGAATCTGAATGGGGTACCTTTGGTTGGCTTGAGAAACAAGTGTGGCTATAGATAGATTCCCACTCATTGTCTACAGATAGATTCCTTTAGGAAAAAACGTGAAAAATACgctatctaatttttttttgccgttTAATTCCTCTAGttgttaaatttcccaaaaaatattttatttaattttcgttgtctttaaaaaccttcattttattaataactgtAGATCCATACTTACCACATAACAAATGTTAACTCTAATAATGGAAATGTTAACCAAGGTTAAACTATAACCCCACATGGTTAATTAGAGGGaactaaaaacattattgtcttcttcttcttcccccaaatcgattttgagttttagaaccCTAGAACCCTAAACATTACAACTGAAATTAACAATGGTTTCATACCTCATCTATCAGTCGAACACACCAAACAATCAACCAGAACCGCAACTACTCAGATAGCAACTATCATCGCAATCAAAGGAATTCGGGATTTgaagtttgagaagaaaaatcgCTTTTAGGATTCTAGGGTTCTAAAActcgaaatcgatttgggggaagaagaagaggacaacAATGTCTTTAGTTTCCTCTAATTAACCACGTGGGATTATAGTTTAACCCTGGTTAACATTTCCGTCATTAGAGTTAACATTTGTTATGTCGTAAGTATGGATCTaccgttattaataaaatgaaggtttttaaagacaacgaaaattaaacaaaatattttttgggaaatttaacaaCTAGAGAAATTAAacggccaaaaaaaaattagatggcgTATTTTTCACGTTTTTTCCGATTCCTTTATAGTCTGTTACATCCGTCGTTCATTGAATTCGTGTAAGAACAAGAAATCAAAGCTTTCAtctataaagttataaaaatgatatattatttatttttgctttttgactaatgtttttttaaaaaattgttatgtcaCAACAACAAATAGAGTTGTTACAAAATGCCatccaaatcaaatatgtaatcgACGATCAAACAGAAACCTCTCAAAAATCGTCGGGATTTTATTGAAAAAGGAAAGAGTACACAGACCCCTGTGgagaaataaaaattgtgatggCCATACAAACAAAGACTACGTAATCTCCCAAAACCATTGACGACgatacaacaagaaaaaatcaagaaCCAAAAGTACACAGTTCgtggaaaactcaaaactcgAGACTAAAAGAGATAACCAAATCTTTATATACGAACCTGTTTTTTTGGGTCATATCATATTTGGGGCTCTCAGGACTCTAACAGTTGTTGGACAATCTGTTCTCTGACCAGCCAGAGAGTAGTAAGCCAATATATGAGCCGGATGCTCCATCTCTCTTATCTCTCCCAGCTGATTCACTTCTGGGACTCTTCTCGATGGAATCAGCTCGATATTCCAGTACGGTCTAGCCATCTGCATTAGATCTTGTCCCGTCACCGATGCTCTGTAACCTTGTACCCAAAGGTATCTCAATGATGGTAATTTCTTAACCGCTGCAGCAATTGCTCGCTCGCTGAAGCAACAACCTCTCATCTCTAGCTTCTGTAGATTTGGACAACCTCTTGAGAATTCCATTAGACCCTCATCTGATTCACCTACGTAACCCAGCAGCATCCATCTCACATTTGGACTGTACTGTCCGATATAACTCAAGCCCACGTCGGTTAAACCACCTTGTCTCAGATAGAATGCAAACCGTCTGAGTTTCTTGCATCCAATCAAGAGGGAACGGACTCCGTTGTCCAGTGGTAAATCTGTAATCCTTTCTTCCCGGTCGAGTAAGACAAGGCGGAAGTCACAGAGGTTTTTCAGATATGTGCCTATGCTTTCAAGAGATTCATTAGTTATATCTGAGACATACACCGCCATGTACTCTAGCTCCTGGCAGCCCTGAGCCAAAGCAATAAGTCCTCTTTGTGAGACTAACCCTTCTTCGTCCTCCATTCCTTGTTCATCTGCCCCCCGTTCAATCCTCAGCCGCTTCAAGTGCTTACAGTGCTGTGCAAGAACCTCTAGACCCCTATCTCCGATTACATTCCTTGTCTGAAATACAACAAGAATTTCAGttgaatatttttatgtaaagaGAACTGACATTGCATTCATATTATCTCCAATCGACCACATCTTATACTCTTAATGCTAGATTCATGACAGATGAATAGTGTGGAGTTGATAAGAAAATTGGTGAATTACTCGCTTAGAAATCTTTCGGGATCAAATAAGTAATCAATAGGAGCATCATCTACCACTAAAAAACCCTGCCCCAAATCTTAAGTTAACAAGAAATGacagaatattaaatatttacctCGAGAACTTCCAAATTTGGACACTTTTGGATTAGCGTACAATGATCCTCAGTTTCTAGCAATGCGTAAAGCAAATCCAATTTCCGGATTTGGGCTGCGAATGGAAACAGTATTGGCATTTCATTAGGTCCCATGTAAGAGAGGCCCAGACGACATAGTTTTCGAGGGAAAGTCAGATTCATGTACTTCTCAGGCATTCCAATATCCTCATTCAAAGAGCCACCACAAAATTCTTCAAGATTAGCTGCAGCCTTGAAGAAACCAACTAGCTCCAAAATCTCAAAGTCACCGACCTTCACAGAAACCAGAGAGCGGCAATTTCTAGCTATGGTTTCCAAGTCTTTAGGGCTGATTTTGGCAAACTCCGTCATGTAGAAGTTTAAGACCTCCAGAGAAGTGTTGTTCTGAGCAAGCTCATGAAGCCACTTACCATCCTTTTCAATAAAAGAACTCTCTTCCATTAACAACGTCTTTATTTTCCTGGAGAAAACAGCAGACATTAACATGTtgagtaagtaaaaaaaaaactcaagatatttggattttcaGCTAAAATTGAATACACATAACTTGCAGATAAAACCAGCAACAAGGTTTATACTTCTCCAATTGAGAAATAACTGAAGATCATTGCAATTTCTGCTTTAATAAAGCATAACAGTAATAAACAACAACTCCTAGAAACTGTAAATGTCTGAAATGGATATTTCTGCTTATATAACTCTTAGTGTAAAAGTGTGTGGTTAAAGTAAGGTTCAACAATATCATCAAGGAGAAAAAGTGCACACCAAAGCTTGCCCAATTAAGGTAAAAGAAGATCAGatcatcacaaacacaaacttcAAGATATGATTCATTATACAACtggcttttaaaaagttacaaaataaaagagcCAAGTGCAAACTTGTTCTACAGTTCTAGTCACAGAAGGAAACAACAAGTGTAGtcaagaagataaaagagagtTGCGTAAGGATGTGCTAAAATCTCAAAAGAGCATCGATTCAAACTCAAATCTTGATACTAAGAAGAACAAGTGTTACCTGCAGTGAGTAACGATGCTCAAAAGGCCATCAGTAGTGAAACCAGAGCACTTGTCGAGCTTCAAAGCCTCAAGATCATCTGATCTGGCTCTAGCTAAACGATCCAGATCTAAGTCACTAACAATCATCCGGCGGAAGTGCACTGACTTGAGCTGCCTAAGCGAGTTGGATATCTCAGTAACCCAAGGAGTAACGTAACCTCCCCAGTTCTCCGGAATCAGATTGAACATAGCAGCTCTGGGCTTGCCTTTAAGCTTGAGAGACCTAAGGTTCGGGAACCTACGGCTGAGACGATCGGGAGTGGCGGTGTAGCAGAGCGCCATGGTCACATGCTCCCTCGTCTCGGAATCAATCTTGAACCACCTCCGGCAAACCAGAGACGCCGAATCTCGATCCTTGGGATCGGTTATGTACGTCATCACTTGCTCGATGACGTCATCAACCGTCGCTACTACTACGCAGCTCAATTTACACTTCTTGATATCAGGATCCTCCATTCTTCGGATCGAAAAGATTCGATTTGTTAttcgaggagaagaaagagatgatggTTTCGAATTGAAACCTCAGTGGTAGATCCACGGAAACACATAAGCGCACACACAagtcaagagagagagagagagagagagagagagagagagagagagagagagagagagatccgaAGAGTTAGGACGGTGAATCGgaagagaagcaaaagagatAGAGAGTGAGAAGGAGACACGCGTAGGAAGAAGAGGCGGATTGGGaggaggaaggaaggaagaagatgaaagtggaagcgaatccaaaaaaaaaggaaaattttttttttttgattggttaatattattataaatattggaGTTGGGGGAATAAATTCAATCAAGTGGGACGATGAtgatatgagagagagagatgagacaCAGTTGAAGTTGACGGTGGAGATgtgatcttttctttctttctccctcttcttcttcttcttcttcttcttctttactctaaattgttttttttttttttttttgtgcaggTGGACAGATCTTTAGCTACACGACAATATTAACcaatctggtttttttttttttttttttttttttttttttttNTTCATTTGTTTAACTCTATAAATGATAACCTCAATTCTAAgccaaatttattaaattatcaaaaaaataaataaaattctcttttcttttgtaggataatttttttcttccgcttttaatgagagaaaaaaagtagTTGACTACATGAATTAATTCACATGGACCATATGAATTAACTATAACGAACCtcttaataaacaaaattaaagtgttgatgatatatgaatttttttatacGTTTTATTTTGGTAGGAGTTCAACATCAAATGTGGAATGAAATCGTTCAAAAATGGGACTTTCGAAACTTAGCTAAAGACTATTTTACATTACTTTTTTCACTTAGTTGGAATGAATCATCCCAACAACAAAGACCAAATTGTGAACACTTTTAGTTTTAGTGGTTATCGCAGtcgttataaaaaaaaaaaaaactatattaaaactTCAATAATGTAAACAGAATCAACAATaatgaatattttcatttatcatGCTATGATCTCGATTAACAATTCTTTAATAATTGTAGTCTACACCTTTctccatcaattttttttcttgtcagaaAGTATTAATTGTTTGGAAAGTcacagaaaatataaatttgccacataacttttattattatcgTATTTCTTAGCTTCCTTTGAAACTCGGAAATAACAAAGGTAACAACAATAAGCAAGCTACAAAAAACCAACTAATTACATCTTCTGAGACAAAAGGCTTGAGCTGAACAAAAAACCAAGAACGAAGCGCATGATGAGTTTTCACGACCGCCCCACTTTTCTATACACTGAACCGAACCACACTTACAAAGaacccaaaataaaactaacCAGAAGAAGTCTCTCTGGGAGGCGCAGGCACTCCTTCGCCTGAGCTCACATTCTCACCACGACCATCCCCTCCGTCACCTGAACTCGGTTGCTGCAGTCCAATTGGTGCAAATAAGCTCACACCACTCACGTCCCTGTTCCCACTGTATAGACCTCTGCTTCCATGGTGGTTCAAAGGCGCTGAGGTTGTTGCATTGGCTCCGTTTATGAGCAGTCTTAGTGTTTCTCTTGCGCCTTTCTCCACCAGAGAATCATTCTCCACTGGGAGCGGTGAGATGCCCGTTGGTATCATCCCGGTGGGTCCAGCACTTACCAGGTAGCCTTGACCAGAAGAGCAGATATCGATAACCGGAATATGAACAATAGGGTCACACATCATAGGAATCATTATCTGctgggatgatgatgatgagcccGGAATGGGTATGTGGTGGACTAAAGGTAATGGAGGGATGTCCGACAGATCAAGCGGTGATGATGGGATCAAAAACCCATCTGATCCTGATGCTGGTAATAAAGATGATGGTAATAAGGAGGAAAGGGGCGGTAGTGAAGGTAGCTCGATGGATAGTGATGGGAACTGATAAGAGGCAGATGGTGCGTGAAGCGATGAAGTGGTTGGAGGGCACCAGCAGTAATAAGGTGAAAAGACTGGTGGACCCATCTTCAAAGGAAATTGTGGTGGCCCGGTCATTGTACTTGGTGTTAACTCTGCTGCTTCGAAAGCAATAAACAGACTGCTTCCATTACTATCCTCCACGGCTTCACCTTCTCCTCCTGACTGAATAAAACCCTCTACATTGGTGGGGATGGAAGTAATGGGTAGATTAGCCAAGATTGAAAAATGGCCTTCACTGCGTCGTTTTGATTTATCTCCAGAGGAGATTCGTAGAGAAGAATTTCTCAGTGTGTTTTCTTTGAAGGAGCTCGATCTAGGGCTGAGGCTTCCTTGGGCCTTTGTCAGTTGAGTCCCACTGTGGCGTGCTCTAAGAGATTTTGATGATGCACTTGAGGAGGAAGAATCAGCTGTTTCAGAAGAGCCAGAAGACGATAATGAATCAGGAGTTGGGACTGGACAACCTTTGATGTTGGGCACTACTGAACCCATAAGATACAAACGGAGATGAGAAGCAACAGAGCCAAGACGTGATTCTTCAATTCCAGTTAGTTCCGAGATCGATGGCTTCTTTTTGATCAAGTCCTTCATCTACacaggtaaaaaaacaaataactaatGAGAAAATCTAGATGCAAAGACAAGGattcataaacaaaataatcatccCTATCTCACCAACCTTCCTACGCAATTCAGTTCCCAGAAGCTTTGACTTCTCTGAGCACCAATAGTAGAAAGCATTGCCATCTGCAATCCTTATAACAAAAGATCTACCAGAGCTGTCCGCATTTATCTCCTCAATTGACACTGCAGAGCACTGAGATTGGCTGGTATATGTAAAGATTTGTTCTGAATGACCATTGTCTCCGATAAATGAAAGTCGCAAGTCGGATGTTGGCAAGACCATGAGGCTCAAGTTACCCCTGAAACAATGAGAGATACAACGTCAGCAAATTAGTCAAAAAAGCCCTCTAATATCACAATAAAACGcactaacaaaaaaaagctgGATGCTAGAAACCAGACAAAGAAGTTGGATCAAGTCCAGGAGCTTTTTAATTGCTC
The sequence above is drawn from the Camelina sativa cultivar DH55 chromosome 4, Cs, whole genome shotgun sequence genome and encodes:
- the LOC104782456 gene encoding uncharacterized protein LOC104782456 isoform X2, encoding MQVMGACRGDERLKPLLKLNVSNGMAEDRLLAHLSQHFEPAEIGMLARCFCIPLVSVRVGKIKKEGTLMRPTTIRGNLSLMVLPTSDLRLSFIGDNGHSEQIFTYTSQSQCSAVSIEEINADSSGRSFVIRIADGNAFYYWCSEKSKLLGTELRRKMKDLIKKKPSISELTGIEESRLGSVASHLRLYLMGSVVPNIKGCPVPTPDSLSSSGSSETADSSSSSASSKSLRARHSGTQLTKAQGSLSPRSSSFKENTLRNSSLRISSGDKSKRRSEGHFSILANLPITSIPTNVEGFIQSGGEGEAVEDSNGSSLFIAFEAAELTPSTMTGPPQFPLKMGPPVFSPYYCWCPPTTSSLHAPSASYQFPSLSIELPSLPPLSSLLPSSLLPASGSDGFLIPSSPLDLSDIPPLPLVHHIPIPGSSSSSQQIMIPMMCDPIVHIPVIDICSSGQGYLVSAGPTGMIPTGISPLPVENDSLVEKGARETLRLLINGANATTSAPLNHHGSRGLYSGNRDVSGVSLFAPIGLQQPSSGDGGDGRGENVSSGEGVPAPPRETSSG
- the LOC104782455 gene encoding coronatine-insensitive protein 1, encoding MEDPDIKKCKLSCVVVATVDDVIEQVMTYITDPKDRDSASLVCRRWFKIDSETREHVTMALCYTATPDRLSRRFPNLRSLKLKGKPRAAMFNLIPENWGGYVTPWVTEISNSLRQLKSVHFRRMIVSDLDLDRLARARSDDLEALKLDKCSGFTTDGLLSIVTHCRKIKTLLMEESSFIEKDGKWLHELAQNNTSLEVLNFYMTEFAKISPKDLETIARNCRSLVSVKVGDFEILELVGFFKAAANLEEFCGGSLNEDIGMPEKYMNLTFPRKLCRLGLSYMGPNEMPILFPFAAQIRKLDLLYALLETEDHCTLIQKCPNLEVLETRNVIGDRGLEVLAQHCKHLKRLRIERGADEQGMEDEEGLVSQRGLIALAQGCQELEYMAVYVSDITNESLESIGTYLKNLCDFRLVLLDREERITDLPLDNGVRSLLIGCKKLRRFAFYLRQGGLTDVGLSYIGQYSPNVRWMLLGYVGESDEGLMEFSRGCPNLQKLEMRGCCFSERAIAAAVKKLPSLRYLWVQGYRASVTGQDLMQMARPYWNIELIPSRRVPEVNQLGEIREMEHPAHILAYYSLAGQRTDCPTTVRVLRAPNMI
- the LOC104782456 gene encoding uncharacterized protein LOC104782456 isoform X1; this translates as MADSRKRDSGGDHRHRDDQPNDGDDDFSYGSRSNGFEGEVESTRTESSSVSDPSTEETGGGDFFVGEDRVLRWLQALDMQVMGACRGDERLKPLLKLNVSNGMAEDRLLAHLSQHFEPAEIGMLARCFCIPLVSVRVGKIKKEGTLMRPTTIRGNLSLMVLPTSDLRLSFIGDNGHSEQIFTYTSQSQCSAVSIEEINADSSGRSFVIRIADGNAFYYWCSEKSKLLGTELRRKMKDLIKKKPSISELTGIEESRLGSVASHLRLYLMGSVVPNIKGCPVPTPDSLSSSGSSETADSSSSSASSKSLRARHSGTQLTKAQGSLSPRSSSFKENTLRNSSLRISSGDKSKRRSEGHFSILANLPITSIPTNVEGFIQSGGEGEAVEDSNGSSLFIAFEAAELTPSTMTGPPQFPLKMGPPVFSPYYCWCPPTTSSLHAPSASYQFPSLSIELPSLPPLSSLLPSSLLPASGSDGFLIPSSPLDLSDIPPLPLVHHIPIPGSSSSSQQIMIPMMCDPIVHIPVIDICSSGQGYLVSAGPTGMIPTGISPLPVENDSLVEKGARETLRLLINGANATTSAPLNHHGSRGLYSGNRDVSGVSLFAPIGLQQPSSGDGGDGRGENVSSGEGVPAPPRETSSG
- the LOC104782456 gene encoding uncharacterized protein LOC104782456 isoform X3, with protein sequence MVLPTSDLRLSFIGDNGHSEQIFTYTSQSQCSAVSIEEINADSSGRSFVIRIADGNAFYYWCSEKSKLLGTELRRKMKDLIKKKPSISELTGIEESRLGSVASHLRLYLMGSVVPNIKGCPVPTPDSLSSSGSSETADSSSSSASSKSLRARHSGTQLTKAQGSLSPRSSSFKENTLRNSSLRISSGDKSKRRSEGHFSILANLPITSIPTNVEGFIQSGGEGEAVEDSNGSSLFIAFEAAELTPSTMTGPPQFPLKMGPPVFSPYYCWCPPTTSSLHAPSASYQFPSLSIELPSLPPLSSLLPSSLLPASGSDGFLIPSSPLDLSDIPPLPLVHHIPIPGSSSSSQQIMIPMMCDPIVHIPVIDICSSGQGYLVSAGPTGMIPTGISPLPVENDSLVEKGARETLRLLINGANATTSAPLNHHGSRGLYSGNRDVSGVSLFAPIGLQQPSSGDGGDGRGENVSSGEGVPAPPRETSSG